One window of Oncorhynchus masou masou isolate Uvic2021 chromosome 28, UVic_Omas_1.1, whole genome shotgun sequence genomic DNA carries:
- the zgc:101569 gene encoding enoyl-CoA hydratase EchA19 isoform X2: MTLRACQSTTRALLARNLSWRAATALVRLLGKKYSEKNSPYSTTAGKESEKVAGRTVVKERRGSVVTVAINRPEVRNAVNQETAGRLLDELTAFDSDPALTVAVLHGNGGNFCAGYDLKELAHHTASLKLEQDVTKGPAPMGPSRLVLSKPLIAAVSGYAVAGGLELALLADLRVVEESAVMGVFCRRFGVPLIDGGTVRLPRLIGLSRAMDLILTGRPIGAQEALAFGLANRVVPDGQGLQFSLELAEQISTFPQQCMRADRSSAFYSVYDAPSFSLALQYEMDHGAPIIQTESVAGATTFSSGTGRGGKFSAKR, translated from the exons ATGACTCTCCGAGCGTGTCAGAGTACGACACGTGCTTTGTTAGCTAGAAATCTGAGCTGGCGAGCTGCTACTGCCTTAGTCCGGTTACTTGGGAAAAAGTATTCTGAGAAAAATAGCCCTTACAGCACTACAGCCGGAAAGGAATCAGAGAAAG TCGCCGGGCGgactgtggtgaaggagaggagggggtcagTGGTCACCGTGGCGATCAACCGGCCCGAGGTGCGGAACGCGGTGAACCAGGAGACGGCTGGACGGCTGCTGGACGAGCTCACGGCCTTCGACAGCGACCCCGCCCTGACCGTAGCAGTGCTGCATGGCAACG GAGGGAATTTCTGTGCTGGTTACGATCTGAAAGAGCTGGCCCATCACACTGCCTCCCTCAAATTGGAGCAAGATGTCACCAAAGGTCCTGCTCCTATG GGTCCCTCCCGACTGGTGCTGTCCAAGCCGTTGATAGCAGCGGTCAGTGGCTACGCAGTGGCTGGAGGGCTGGAGCTGGCTCTGTTGGCTGACCTGAGAGTGGTGGAGGAGAGTGCTGTCATGGGGGTGTTCTGTCGCAGATTTG GCGTCCCCTTGATTGATGGGGGTACAGTCCGGCTCCCCCGTCTCATTGGTCTCTCCCGGGCTATGGACTTGATTCTGACTGGAAGACCCATTGGGGCACAGGAGGCCTTAGCCTTCGGATTGGCTAACAGAGTGGTACCGGATGGCCAAG gtctacaatttt CTCTGGAGCTAGCTGAGCAGATCAGCACCTTCCCCCAGCAGTGCATGCGTGCAGACCGCTCCTCTGCCTTCTACAGTGTCTATGATGCCCCCTCCTTCAGCTTGGCCTTGCAGTACGAAATGGACCATGGAGCGCCAATCATCCAGACTGAGTCTGTCGCCGGGGCAACCACGTTCAGCTCAGGGACAGGAAGAGGCGGGAAATTCTCCGCAAAGCGCTAG
- the zgc:101569 gene encoding enoyl-CoA hydratase EchA19 isoform X1, with protein sequence MTLRACQSTTRALLARNLSWRAATALVRLLGKKYSEKNSPYSTTAGKESEKVAGRTVVKERRGSVVTVAINRPEVRNAVNQETAGRLLDELTAFDSDPALTVAVLHGNGGNFCAGYDLKELAHHTASLKLEQDVTKGPAPMGPSRLVLSKPLIAAVSGYAVAGGLELALLADLRVVEESAVMGVFCRRFGVPLIDGGTVRLPRLIGLSRAMDLILTGRPIGAQEALAFGLANRVVPDGQALQAELWS encoded by the exons ATGACTCTCCGAGCGTGTCAGAGTACGACACGTGCTTTGTTAGCTAGAAATCTGAGCTGGCGAGCTGCTACTGCCTTAGTCCGGTTACTTGGGAAAAAGTATTCTGAGAAAAATAGCCCTTACAGCACTACAGCCGGAAAGGAATCAGAGAAAG TCGCCGGGCGgactgtggtgaaggagaggagggggtcagTGGTCACCGTGGCGATCAACCGGCCCGAGGTGCGGAACGCGGTGAACCAGGAGACGGCTGGACGGCTGCTGGACGAGCTCACGGCCTTCGACAGCGACCCCGCCCTGACCGTAGCAGTGCTGCATGGCAACG GAGGGAATTTCTGTGCTGGTTACGATCTGAAAGAGCTGGCCCATCACACTGCCTCCCTCAAATTGGAGCAAGATGTCACCAAAGGTCCTGCTCCTATG GGTCCCTCCCGACTGGTGCTGTCCAAGCCGTTGATAGCAGCGGTCAGTGGCTACGCAGTGGCTGGAGGGCTGGAGCTGGCTCTGTTGGCTGACCTGAGAGTGGTGGAGGAGAGTGCTGTCATGGGGGTGTTCTGTCGCAGATTTG GCGTCCCCTTGATTGATGGGGGTACAGTCCGGCTCCCCCGTCTCATTGGTCTCTCCCGGGCTATGGACTTGATTCTGACTGGAAGACCCATTGGGGCACAGGAGGCCTTAGCCTTCGGATTGGCTAACAGAGTGGTACCGGATGGCCAAG cTCTGCAGGCAGAGCTCTGGAGCTAG
- the pdcd6 gene encoding programmed cell death protein 6 isoform X2 → MAYHTGSPYRGQPQQQPAPDQGFLWNIFQRVDKDRSCVISDTELQQALSNGTWTPFNPVTVRSIISMFDRENKGGVNFNEFAGVWKYITDWQNIFRTYDRDNSGFIDKNELKQALTGFGYRLSDQFYNTLIEKFDRQRKGQVAFDDFIQCCIVLQRLTDVFRRYDTDQDGWIQVSYEQYLSMVFNVV, encoded by the exons ATGGCATATCATACAGGTAGTCCGTATAGAGGACAACCTCAACAACAACCGGCGCCGGATCAAGGTTTTCTTTGGAATATATTTCAGAG AGTGGACAAGGACAGGAGCTGTGTGATATCAGACACAGAGCTCCAGCAGGCCTTATCGAACG GTACATGGACACCTTTCAACCCAGTGACAGTCCGATCAATCATAT CCATGTTTGACAGGGAGAACAAAGGAGGGGTGAACTTCAACGAGTTTGCCGGAGTGTGGAAGTACATCACGGACTGGCAGAACATCTTCCGCACCTACGACAGAGACAACTCGGGCTTCATCGACAAGAACGAGCTTAAGCAGGCACTGACTGGATTCG GGTATCGTCTCTCTGACCAGTTCTACAATACTCTCATAGAGAAGTTTGACAGGCAGAGGAAGGGACAAGTGGCCTTTGATGACTTCATCCAGTGTTGTATCGTTCTACAG AGGTTGACCGACGTGTTCAGGAGGTACGACACAGACCAAGACGGCTGGATCCAGGTTTCTTATGAACAGTATCTATCCATGGTTTTCAACGTTGTATAG
- the pdcd6 gene encoding programmed cell death protein 6 isoform X1, giving the protein MAYHTGSPYRGQPQQQPAPDQGFLWNIFQRVDKDRSCVISDTELQQALSNGTWTPFNPVTVRSIISMFDRENKGGVNFNEFAGVWKYITDWQNIFRTYDRDNSGFIDKNELKQALTGFGEQRYRLSDQFYNTLIEKFDRQRKGQVAFDDFIQCCIVLQRLTDVFRRYDTDQDGWIQVSYEQYLSMVFNVV; this is encoded by the exons ATGGCATATCATACAGGTAGTCCGTATAGAGGACAACCTCAACAACAACCGGCGCCGGATCAAGGTTTTCTTTGGAATATATTTCAGAG AGTGGACAAGGACAGGAGCTGTGTGATATCAGACACAGAGCTCCAGCAGGCCTTATCGAACG GTACATGGACACCTTTCAACCCAGTGACAGTCCGATCAATCATAT CCATGTTTGACAGGGAGAACAAAGGAGGGGTGAACTTCAACGAGTTTGCCGGAGTGTGGAAGTACATCACGGACTGGCAGAACATCTTCCGCACCTACGACAGAGACAACTCGGGCTTCATCGACAAGAACGAGCTTAAGCAGGCACTGACTGGATTCGGTGAGCAAA GGTATCGTCTCTCTGACCAGTTCTACAATACTCTCATAGAGAAGTTTGACAGGCAGAGGAAGGGACAAGTGGCCTTTGATGACTTCATCCAGTGTTGTATCGTTCTACAG AGGTTGACCGACGTGTTCAGGAGGTACGACACAGACCAAGACGGCTGGATCCAGGTTTCTTATGAACAGTATCTATCCATGGTTTTCAACGTTGTATAG